The DNA window CCGTCTGGGGGTCGTCCAGCGACGCCGGGTAGCTCGACGGGGTCGAGGTCAGCGGCAGCTGGAACGACGTGTTGAAGCCGTACTTCTGGGCCTCGTCGCGGACGGCCTTGTCGCCGAGGGCCACGGCCAGCTCGGCCATCGGGATGTTGCAGCTGAGCCGCAGGGCGTCGGCGATCGTCACCGTGTCGCCCGGCCCGCAGGTGCCGCCCGAGGCGTTGCTGACGGTGCGGCTCGACTGCGGCAGCTGGTAGATGCCGGGGTTGGGCAGCGTCGACTGGGGCGTGTAGTCGCCCGAGGCGAGCGCCGCCGACGCGACCACGAGCTTGAACGTCGATCCCGGCGGGTTCAGATCGCCGCCGATGGCGCGATTGAAGAGCGGATGCGACAGGTCGTCCTCGAGCTCCTGGTACGTCGCGTTCACCTGGTCGGCGCTGTGCGTCGCGAGGGCGTTCGTGTCGTAGCTCGGACTCGTCGCCATCGCCAGGATGCGACCGGTCGACGGCTCGATGGCCACGACCGCGCCCTGCATGTCGCCGAGCGCGTCGAAGGCCGCCTGCTGGACGCCGGCGTCGAGGGTCAGCTCGACGTTCGAGCCGCGCGGCGGCTGGCCGGTGAAGAGGCGCTCGACCCGCGTCAGGAACTGCGCGCCGCCCGTGCCCGAGAGCACGCCGTTGAGGGCGAGCTCGATGCCGGTGGCCGAGCCCAGCGCGGGGTTCGTGTAGCCCGTGACCGGCGCCCACACCGCGGGGTTCTCGTAGACGCGCTGCCAGCTGTAGATGTCGTCGGAGGGGACGGACGAGGCGATGGCGGCGCCGCTGGCCACGATCGACCCGCGCTGCACCTGGTAGCTGTCGTAGAGCGCGCGCTTGTTCGCCGGGTTCTGCTGGAGGGCGTCGGCCTGCACGACCTGGATCACGCTCGTCGAGACGAAGAGGGCGACGAACATGAGCAGCATCACGATGCTGAGGCGCCGGAGTTCCTTGGTCATGTCAGCCGATCACCACCCGGGGTCGGCTGCGCACGACGTCGGAGATGCGCAGGAGGAAGGCCACGATGATCCAGTTGGCCACGAGTGACGAGCCGCCCGCGGCCAGGAACGGCGTCGTCAGACCGGTCAGGGGGATGAGGCGCGTGACGCCGCCGACCATGATGAAGACCTGCAGGGCGATCGTGAACGACAGCCCCGTCGCCAGCAGCTTGCCGAAGTCGTCCTGACCGGCGAGGCCGATGCGGACGCCGCGGCTCGCGAAGACCATGTACAGGCAGAGGATCGCGAAGACGCCGATGAGGCCGATCTCCTCGCCGAGGGCGGGGAGGATGTAGTCGCTCTCGGCGACCGGCGTGAGGTACGGCCGTCCCTGGCCGAGACCCGTGCCGATGAGGCCGCCCTGGGCGAGACCGAAGATGCCCTGGACGAGCTGGTAGCTCGGCCCGTCCATGCGGTCGGGGTTGAACGCGTCCAGCCAGTTGTCGAAGCGCGCGCCGACATACGGCAGCACGCGTGACGCGAGGAAGGCGCCGGCCGCCGCGAGCACGACGCCGATGACGACCCAGCTGGTCTTGCCGGTCGCGACATAGAGCATCGCCACGAACATGCCGAAGATGAGCAGGCCGGTGCCGAGGTCGCGCTGCAGCACGATGATGCCGAGCGACACGAGCCACAGCACGAGCAGGGGGCCGAGCTCACGCGCGCGCGGCCAGGTCATGCCGAGGAAGCGCGTGCCGACGGACGACAGGCTCTCGCGCGTGCGGACGAGATAGCCGGCGAAGAAGATGGCCAGCGCGATCTTGGCGAGCTCGCCGGGCTGGAACGAGAAGAAGCCCAGCGACACCCACACGTCGGCGTTCGCGTCGGTGCCGAGGCCCGGAACGAACGGCAGCAGGAGCAGCCCGACGCCGATGAAGCCCGACACGTAGGTGTAGCGGAACAGCACGCGGTAGTTGCGCATCGCCACCACGACGATGATGGCCGCGACCACCGCGATGCCGGCCCAGGCCAGCTGCCGCGTGGAGAACGCGTTCCACCCGTGACGCCCGCCCGCGACATCCAATCGGTAGATCATCGCGATGCCGAGTCCGGTGAGCAGCGTGGCGATCGGGACGACGAACGAGTCGGCGTCGCGAGCCCGCAGGCGCAGCACGATGTGCAGGGCGATCACCAGCGCGGCCAGTCCGCCGCAGTAGATGAGGAACTTGGGGTCGATGACGCCCGCGGCGCCGAGCTGCACGAGAGCGACGGCCGAGGCGGTGATGACGAGGGCGAACACGAGCAGGCCGAGTTCGCGGTTGCGCTGGGTCTGCGGGCCGCGGATGCGGCGCAGCGCACGGACGACGGCGGTGTCGGTCGACACCTGTCCGGTCGAGGTCGCGGTCATCACTGTCCTCCTGAGGCGGTGTCGCGGAGGCGGTCGACGATGCTCCGCGCGTCGTCGAGGGACTGTGCGGTGATGGTGCCCTCCACGGTGCCGCGGGTGAAGGACGGCAGGTCCTCGAGGTCGATGCCGGTGTCTTCGTAGATCGACGACAGCGCGATCGGGCCGAGGTTCTGCTGCACGCCGCGGTAGATGGCCACGGTGCCGCGGTCGGCGCCGACGAAGAACCGCGTCTGGGTCCACTGGTAGGCGACGACCAGCCCCCCGATGAGGAGCGCGATGACGACGACGAGGCCGACGATCCAGCCGATCCGCCGGCGACGGGCGCGGCGGCGGTCCTCCTCGATGAGCTCCTCGAGGAACTCGGCGGCGGGCTCGAAGTGAGTCGGCTCGTTGGCGGCCTGACGGTTCGGGTGCAGCCAGTTGCCGCGACCCGAGCGGGCGGCCGGCACCTCGATGCCCGTGGGGTTGGAGGCGGAGCCGACGATCGTGGGCGTGCCCGAGAAGAGCGGATGCTGCCCCCCGACGTCGACGATGACGATGGTGACGTTGTCGGGGGCACCGGCATCCAGAGCCTGGCGCAGAAGCGTGTCGGCGGTGCGACCGGGTGCGAGACCCTGCGCGAGCGCCTTGGCCGTGTGCGGGTCGTCGACGACGCCCGACAGCCCGTCGGAGCAGAGCAGCCAGCGGTCGCCGGGCTGCGTCGGCATGATGAACGTGTCGACCTCGGGGTCGGGGTCCATGTCGCCGAGCACGCGCATGAGCACCGAGCGGCGCGGGTGGTAGCGGGCCTCCTCCGGCGTGATGCGGCCGGAGTCGACGAGGCGCTGCACGAAGGTGTGGTCCGTCGTGATCTGCGTGAGGGCGTCGTCGCGGTAGAGGTAGACGCGGGAGTCGCCGATGTGGGCGAGCACCGCGAAGCCGTCGACCATGATGAGGGCGCTGACGGTCGTGCCCATGCCCGCGAGCTCGGGGCGCACCGCCACGGTGTCGATGAGCTCGGTCGCGACGTCGCCGATCGCGTCCCTCAGCGCCGACTCCGCCTGGGCGGTGGAGCCGTAGGTGACGTCCAGGCTCTGCAGGCGTCCGATGGCGATGGAGGAGGCGACGTCGCCGCCGGCGTGGCCGCCCATGCCGTCGGCGACGGCGAACAGGTTCGATCCGGAGTACCCGGAGTCCTGGTTGTTGGAGCGCACCTTGCCGGTGTGCGAGATCGCGGCGCTCGAGCCCTGGAAGACCATGAGGAGGAGGTCGCCGCTACTTCCGCAGCTCGAAGGTCGTGGCGCCGACCTTGATGGGTGCGCCGACGGTCACCGGCACGGGCGAGGCGACGCGGGCGCCGTCGTGCCAGGTGCCGTTCGTGGAGTCGAGGTCCTGCACCATCCACTGGTCGCCCCACAGCACGAGGCGCGCGTGATGGCTCGAGGTGTAGTCGTCGCGGATGACCAGGCCCGACTCGCTCGAGCGCCCGATGGTGAGCGGCTCGGTGCCCAGCGGCAGCTCGAGCCCCGCCTTCGGTCCGCTGGTGATGACGATGCGCGACACGGTCGAGGTCGTCGCCATGCCGCCCTTGGCCTCGGACCGGGGGGCCTTCGCGGCGGCGACGGGCGCCACCGGTGCGGTCGCGCCGGCGCCCTTCGCGGCGGCAGGGGCGGGAGCGGCGGCGGCGGGCTCCGGCATCCGCCGCACCTTCACGCCGAACAGGTCGGCGCGGAGCGAGTAGACGACGGCGAAGACGAACGCCCACAGCACCACGAGGAAGCCGATGCGCAGGAGGAGGAGGGTGAGTTCGCTCATGACCGGAACCCTCCGTCGCGCATGTCGTAGGCGCGGGTGGCGTCGGCGGGCGAGGTGGTCGGCCGTGGCGGCGTGGCCTGGGCGATCACCCGGAAGACGATGTCGGTGCGGCCGATGGTGACGGTCGAATCCGGCTCGAGCGGCGCCTCGGTCACCTTGCGCCCGTTGAGCTGCGTGCCGTTGGTGGAGTTCATGTCGCGCACCATGGCGCGCTCGCCGTCCCAGA is part of the Microbacterium lemovicicum genome and encodes:
- a CDS encoding peptidoglycan D,D-transpeptidase FtsI family protein translates to MTKELRRLSIVMLLMFVALFVSTSVIQVVQADALQQNPANKRALYDSYQVQRGSIVASGAAIASSVPSDDIYSWQRVYENPAVWAPVTGYTNPALGSATGIELALNGVLSGTGGAQFLTRVERLFTGQPPRGSNVELTLDAGVQQAAFDALGDMQGAVVAIEPSTGRILAMATSPSYDTNALATHSADQVNATYQELEDDLSHPLFNRAIGGDLNPPGSTFKLVVASAALASGDYTPQSTLPNPGIYQLPQSSRTVSNASGGTCGPGDTVTIADALRLSCNIPMAELAVALGDKAVRDEAQKYGFNTSFQLPLTSTPSSYPASLDDPQTALSGFGQGQVTATPLQMAMVSAGIANEGVVMNPRMVDRVIAPDLSVQQTFEDSEFGRALDEDLASEMVAMMVANVSDGAASNARIDGVDVAGKTGTAENGDRPYSLWFTGFAPAEDPQVAVAVVVENGGGQNQSGSGDEIAAPIAKKVMEAVLGR
- a CDS encoding FtsW/RodA/SpoVE family cell cycle protein — translated: MTATSTGQVSTDTAVVRALRRIRGPQTQRNRELGLLVFALVITASAVALVQLGAAGVIDPKFLIYCGGLAALVIALHIVLRLRARDADSFVVPIATLLTGLGIAMIYRLDVAGGRHGWNAFSTRQLAWAGIAVVAAIIVVVAMRNYRVLFRYTYVSGFIGVGLLLLPFVPGLGTDANADVWVSLGFFSFQPGELAKIALAIFFAGYLVRTRESLSSVGTRFLGMTWPRARELGPLLVLWLVSLGIIVLQRDLGTGLLIFGMFVAMLYVATGKTSWVVIGVVLAAAGAFLASRVLPYVGARFDNWLDAFNPDRMDGPSYQLVQGIFGLAQGGLIGTGLGQGRPYLTPVAESDYILPALGEEIGLIGVFAILCLYMVFASRGVRIGLAGQDDFGKLLATGLSFTIALQVFIMVGGVTRLIPLTGLTTPFLAAGGSSLVANWIIVAFLLRISDVVRSRPRVVIG
- a CDS encoding PP2C family protein-serine/threonine phosphatase produces the protein MVFQGSSAAISHTGKVRSNNQDSGYSGSNLFAVADGMGGHAGGDVASSIAIGRLQSLDVTYGSTAQAESALRDAIGDVATELIDTVAVRPELAGMGTTVSALIMVDGFAVLAHIGDSRVYLYRDDALTQITTDHTFVQRLVDSGRITPEEARYHPRRSVLMRVLGDMDPDPEVDTFIMPTQPGDRWLLCSDGLSGVVDDPHTAKALAQGLAPGRTADTLLRQALDAGAPDNVTIVIVDVGGQHPLFSGTPTIVGSASNPTGIEVPAARSGRGNWLHPNRQAANEPTHFEPAAEFLEELIEEDRRRARRRRIGWIVGLVVVIALLIGGLVVAYQWTQTRFFVGADRGTVAIYRGVQQNLGPIALSSIYEDTGIDLEDLPSFTRGTVEGTITAQSLDDARSIVDRLRDTASGGQ
- a CDS encoding FHA domain-containing protein FhaB/FipA, with amino-acid sequence MSELTLLLLRIGFLVVLWAFVFAVVYSLRADLFGVKVRRMPEPAAAAPAPAAAKGAGATAPVAPVAAAKAPRSEAKGGMATTSTVSRIVITSGPKAGLELPLGTEPLTIGRSSESGLVIRDDYTSSHHARLVLWGDQWMVQDLDSTNGTWHDGARVASPVPVTVGAPIKVGATTFELRK